From a region of the Pseudomonas fulva 12-X genome:
- a CDS encoding type II secretion system F family protein codes for MTAPILLGIICLTLLGLGLLMLRKSRDQAASEQVLQRLLADQPEPLQAAVISHLDKLLLRAGFSKPSQGLRLWLFIWLLGAVLGLIVGHWLGLLIMLLGPLLLGRLFIALRYRRRVLRMIEQLPVFLDHVIRSLKSGRPLGDALMLAMETAPQPLRSAMARTRRNVQRGMSLGDALQDFADLYERDEFQVLALGVRVNQRYGGNSSELLNNLIRLIREREHSARRLRALTGETRISAYVMGGLPLALALYIFVTNPQFMLGMWHESTGRMVLFLAFVLQAAGSLALWRMLRSL; via the coding sequence ATGACTGCACCGATATTGCTGGGAATCATCTGCCTGACGCTTCTGGGCCTGGGGCTGTTGATGCTACGCAAGAGCCGCGACCAGGCCGCTTCGGAGCAGGTGCTGCAGCGTCTGTTGGCCGACCAGCCGGAGCCCTTGCAGGCGGCGGTCATCAGCCATCTGGACAAGCTGCTGCTGCGCGCTGGTTTCAGCAAACCGAGCCAGGGCCTGCGCCTGTGGCTGTTCATCTGGTTGCTGGGCGCCGTGCTGGGGCTGATCGTCGGGCACTGGCTGGGCCTGTTGATCATGCTGCTCGGCCCGCTGCTGCTTGGCCGGCTGTTCATCGCCCTGCGTTACCGGCGCCGGGTGCTGCGCATGATCGAGCAGTTGCCGGTGTTTCTCGACCATGTGATTCGTAGCCTCAAGTCCGGCCGGCCATTGGGCGACGCCCTGATGCTGGCCATGGAAACGGCCCCGCAACCGCTACGCAGCGCCATGGCCCGCACCCGGCGCAACGTGCAGCGGGGCATGAGCCTGGGCGATGCCCTGCAGGATTTCGCCGACCTTTACGAGCGTGATGAATTTCAGGTGCTGGCCCTGGGCGTGCGGGTCAACCAGCGTTACGGCGGCAACAGCAGCGAACTGCTCAACAACCTGATCCGCCTGATTCGTGAGCGTGAACACAGCGCGCGTCGCCTGCGTGCGCTGACCGGCGAGACGCGCATCAGCGCCTATGTGATGGGCGGTTTGCCGCTGGCCCTGGCCCTGTACATCTTCGTCACCAACCCGCAGTTCATGCTGGGCATGTGGCATGAGTCCACGGGGCGCATGGTGCTGTTTCTGGCGTTCGTGCTGCAGGCGGCCGGCAGCCTGGCGCTGTGGCGCATGCTGAGGAGCCTGTGA
- a CDS encoding CpaF family protein — MPIGPFGGSSARIGVHDLKPVLHRYLIDALEDKGENLLEGTRTALALFVSEQVSEYVSRRQIAISRYEVDRLAEELVDELTGFGPLEILLKDDAVSEILVNGPHRVFVERGGVLQLSDLRFIDDQHVLRVIQRILAPVGRRLDESSPMVDARMPDGSRINAIIPPVALDGPCISVRKFRKDMLRSADLLASNSLDQAILSCLELMVRRRCNIMVSGGTGTGKTTLLNMLSQMIDPRERIVTIEDTAELELLHDHVVRLETRPPNAEGFGQIAARELVRNALRMRPDRIVLGEIRGAEVLDVLTAMNTGHDGSMSTVHANNAQDALLRLETLVGFSGAKMGERTLRQTICAALDVVIQLTRLPDGRRCVSEVVEVLGLREDQYVINTLFRLDRTGSGTFCRDAPNPAGHKLRRD, encoded by the coding sequence ATGCCCATAGGACCATTCGGCGGTAGCAGTGCGCGGATCGGCGTGCACGATCTCAAACCGGTGCTGCACCGCTATCTGATCGATGCCCTGGAAGACAAGGGCGAGAACCTGCTGGAAGGTACGCGCACCGCTCTGGCGCTGTTCGTCTCCGAGCAGGTCAGTGAATACGTCAGTCGCCGGCAGATCGCCATTTCCCGTTATGAGGTGGATCGTCTGGCCGAGGAGCTGGTCGACGAACTCACCGGCTTCGGCCCGCTGGAAATTCTTCTCAAGGACGACGCGGTCAGCGAAATTCTGGTCAACGGCCCGCATCGGGTGTTCGTCGAGCGAGGCGGGGTGTTGCAGCTCAGCGACCTGCGTTTCATTGATGATCAGCACGTGCTGCGGGTCATCCAGCGCATTCTCGCCCCAGTGGGCCGGCGCCTGGACGAATCCTCGCCGATGGTCGATGCGCGCATGCCCGATGGCAGCCGTATCAACGCCATCATCCCGCCGGTGGCGCTGGACGGCCCGTGCATCTCGGTGCGCAAGTTCCGCAAGGACATGCTGCGCAGCGCCGACCTGCTGGCCAGCAATTCGCTGGATCAGGCGATTCTCAGCTGTCTGGAGCTGATGGTCCGGCGGCGCTGCAACATCATGGTCAGCGGCGGCACCGGCACCGGCAAGACCACGCTGCTGAATATGCTCAGCCAGATGATCGACCCCCGCGAGCGCATCGTCACCATCGAGGACACCGCCGAGCTGGAGCTGCTGCACGACCACGTGGTGCGCCTGGAAACCCGGCCGCCGAATGCCGAGGGCTTCGGCCAGATCGCCGCCCGTGAGCTGGTACGCAACGCCCTGCGCATGCGCCCGGACCGCATCGTGTTGGGCGAGATCCGCGGCGCCGAGGTGCTCGACGTGCTGACCGCCATGAACACCGGCCACGACGGCTCGATGAGCACCGTGCACGCCAACAACGCCCAGGACGCCCTGCTGCGCCTGGAAACCCTGGTCGGCTTCTCCGGCGCCAAGATGGGCGAGCGTACCCTGCGGCAGACCATCTGCGCGGCGTTGGATGTAGTCATCCAGCTGACCCGCCTGCCCGATGGCCGCCGCTGCGTCAGTGAGGTGGTGGAGGTGCTCGGCCTGCGTGAAGATCAGTACGTCATCAACACCCTGTTCCGTCTCGACCGCACGGGCAGCGGCACCTTCTGCCGCGACGCGCCGAACCCGGCCGGGCACAAGTTGCGCCGCGACTGA
- a CDS encoding type II and III secretion system protein family protein: MNDGLRISRLLTSLVAAMLALPGAAFASCAGLEPVPAVLEVTQGMQSELRFAVPITRLAIGDPEVADVSLNSKDSFLLVGKRGGSTSLLVWTACDREPRQSQVLVQGAATAALAEPLVRFDEELVPSQVQTDIRFVEVRRSKLREVGLRIFGTASNNFLIGAPGTGPATVPVGGVSGVGPGASFPLSRDGFNILWGGGSSKFLLGLDALENSGFAYTLAQPSLVALNGQSASFLAGGEFPIPVPSSGSDSLSIEYKEFGVRLTITPTVVGRNRISLKVAPEVSELDFTAGITIAGTQVPALNVRRTDTSVSLADGESFVISGLISTNSSSVVDKLPFLGDVPVLGAFFRSSRIERDERELLMVVTPRLVQPLAANVQLPDLPGEQYRNYDPGVFRQLFLENGDFLRPDGLSR; this comes from the coding sequence ATGAACGATGGTCTGCGCATTTCCCGTCTGTTGACGAGCCTGGTGGCGGCCATGCTCGCGCTACCGGGTGCGGCGTTCGCCTCCTGCGCCGGCCTGGAGCCGGTACCGGCGGTGCTGGAGGTGACCCAGGGCATGCAGAGCGAACTGCGCTTTGCGGTGCCCATCACCCGTCTGGCGATTGGCGACCCGGAGGTGGCGGACGTCAGCCTCAACAGCAAGGACAGCTTCCTGCTGGTCGGCAAGCGCGGCGGTAGCACCAGCCTGCTGGTGTGGACGGCCTGTGACCGCGAACCGCGGCAGAGTCAGGTGCTGGTGCAGGGCGCCGCCACGGCTGCGCTCGCCGAGCCGCTGGTGCGCTTCGATGAAGAGCTCGTGCCGAGCCAGGTGCAGACCGATATCCGCTTTGTCGAAGTGCGGCGCAGCAAGCTGCGTGAGGTGGGCCTGCGCATCTTTGGCACCGCGTCCAACAATTTTCTGATCGGCGCGCCTGGCACCGGGCCGGCGACCGTGCCTGTCGGTGGCGTCAGTGGTGTAGGCCCCGGCGCATCGTTTCCGCTGTCGCGCGATGGCTTCAACATCCTTTGGGGCGGTGGCAGCAGCAAGTTCCTGCTTGGCCTCGATGCCCTGGAAAACAGCGGCTTCGCCTACACCCTGGCGCAGCCCAGCCTGGTGGCGCTCAACGGCCAGAGTGCGAGCTTCCTGGCTGGTGGCGAATTCCCGATTCCGGTGCCCAGCAGCGGCAGCGATTCGCTGTCCATCGAGTACAAGGAGTTCGGCGTACGCCTGACCATCACGCCCACTGTGGTGGGGCGCAATCGCATCAGCCTGAAGGTGGCGCCCGAGGTCAGCGAGCTGGATTTCACCGCCGGCATCACCATCGCCGGCACCCAGGTTCCGGCGCTCAACGTGCGGCGCACCGACACCAGCGTGTCCCTGGCCGATGGCGAGAGCTTCGTGATCAGCGGGCTGATTTCCACCAACAGCTCCTCGGTTGTGGATAAGTTGCCATTCCTTGGCGACGTGCCGGTGCTCGGTGCGTTCTTTCGCTCCTCGCGCATCGAGCGCGACGAGCGCGAGCTGCTGATGGTGGTCACCCCGCGCCTGGTGCAGCCCCTGGCGGCCAACGTGCAGCTGCCGGATCTGCCGGGCGAGCAGTATCGCAATTACGATCCGGGTGTGTTCCGCCAGCTGTTTCTCGAGAACGGCGATTTTCTTCGCCCCGACGGCCTGTCGCGCTAG